TTACGGGGGGCCCTGTTCGCCGCCAGTACGGACGAGACTAAGCAAGTACTGACAGGAGTACATATCAAAGGCAGTGGCGACAGTTTGGAATTTGCGGCCACTGATGGTCACCGACTGGCAGTGGTGGAGGCCCCCACCCAGATTGAAAACGATGAAGGGGAAGCGGTGATTACGGGCAGTGACCTGGCAGATTTTGCTGTCACTATTCCGGCCCGGGCTTTGCGGGAATTAGAAAGAATGGTGGCCAGCCAAGGTAACAGTGATTTAGTTTCCCTGGTGGTGAATGATACCCAGGTAATTTTTGAGTTGGGGGATCAACGGTTAACGAGCCGTAAGTTAGAGGGGGCCTATCCCGCCTATGACCAGCTTATTCCCCGGCAGTTTAGTCGCACCGTCACCATGGAGCGCAAACGGTTAATCACTTCCTTGGAAAGGGTTTCTGTGCTGGCCGACCAAAAAAATAACTTGGTCACCTTCACCTTACAAAGCCCCGGTAATCAACTGCAGTTGGCAGTGGAAGCCCAGGATTTGGGACATGGGGAAGAATCCATGGGGGCGGAAATCATTGGCGAAGGGGGGCAAATTGCGTTCAACATCAAATATTTGATGGATGGCCTGAAAGCTTTACCTAGCAATGATATTCAAATGCAACTTAATGAGGGCAATCAGCCGGTAATTTTTACTCCCCTGGGAGGCCTGAAAATGACCTATCTAGTCATGCCGGTGCGTCTGGTGAATTAGGTTGAGCAAATCCTTTGGGGATTGGCCATGGGACTATGGCAAAATATGTGAGGCTCAGAGCAAGGCTTATTGTTGGTTGCTCTGTCCGTTCCAGGGAGATGATCCCAATCCCACCTTCCTTTTTGTCCTAGCCTAGCCTGCCCATGAACGCTGTTGCCGCTTGTTTTAATGCCCTTCGTCAACGGGGGGAATGTGCTTTGATTCCTTTCCTCACAGCGGGGGACCCGGATTTAGCCACCACAGCCGAAGCGTTGCGAATTCTAGACCGGGCAGGGGCGGATTTAATTGAGTTGGGAGTGCCCTATTCCGATCCTTTGGCCGATGGCCCGGTGATTCAAGCGGCGGCCACTAGGGCTTTACAAAAAGGGGTCAAGTTGGATGATGTGCTCGCCATTGTCCGAGAAGTTCACCAAGATATTGCCGCCCCGATAATTTTATTTACCTATTACAATCCTATTTTTTATCAGGGTGTGGAGGTTTTCCTCGACAAAATCAAGGCCGCTGGAGTGAAGGGTTTGGTGGTGCCGGATTTACCCCTGGAGGAATCTGATCGCCTGTTGGAAGCGACAGCGGAAAGGGGGTTGGAGTTAATTTTGTTGGTGGCCCCCACCAGTTCCCCAGAAAGACAAACGGCGATCGCCAAAAAGTCCCAGGGCTTTGTTTACTTGGTCAGCGTGACAGGGGTGACGGGGGTGAGAACGGAAGTGGGATCGAGGGTGGAAGCTTTGTTAGCAGGGATGCGCCAGGTCACCGATAAACCGATTGGAGTTGGTTTTGGTATTTCCCAACCGGAACAGGCTGAGCAGGTGAAAGCTTGGGGCGCAGATGCAGTAATTGTAGGA
The genomic region above belongs to Synechocystis sp. PCC 6803 substr. PCC-P and contains:
- the dnaN gene encoding DNA polymerase III subunit beta → MKLICRQSDLSSGLSLVSRAVSSRPTHPVLGNVLLEADADKNYLRLTAFDLSLGIQSSFTADVQQSGRITLPAKLLNDIVSRLPDGDITLAIDPDGDAGDSHLTTITSESGRFQIRGLDADDFPALPTVEGVKPLLLPVATLNEGLRGALFAASTDETKQVLTGVHIKGSGDSLEFAATDGHRLAVVEAPTQIENDEGEAVITGSDLADFAVTIPARALRELERMVASQGNSDLVSLVVNDTQVIFELGDQRLTSRKLEGAYPAYDQLIPRQFSRTVTMERKRLITSLERVSVLADQKNNLVTFTLQSPGNQLQLAVEAQDLGHGEESMGAEIIGEGGQIAFNIKYLMDGLKALPSNDIQMQLNEGNQPVIFTPLGGLKMTYLVMPVRLVN
- the trpA gene encoding tryptophan synthase subunit alpha, with product MNAVAACFNALRQRGECALIPFLTAGDPDLATTAEALRILDRAGADLIELGVPYSDPLADGPVIQAAATRALQKGVKLDDVLAIVREVHQDIAAPIILFTYYNPIFYQGVEVFLDKIKAAGVKGLVVPDLPLEESDRLLEATAERGLELILLVAPTSSPERQTAIAKKSQGFVYLVSVTGVTGVRTEVGSRVEALLAGMRQVTDKPIGVGFGISQPEQAEQVKAWGADAVIVGSAMVKRLAEGTPTEGLQALETFCRELKTAIS